The following coding sequences lie in one Allorhizobium pseudoryzae genomic window:
- a CDS encoding ABC transporter ATP-binding protein, whose amino-acid sequence MTILSVSNLTTSFRRNGAWNAVVNDVSLEVHAGETVAIVGESGSGKSVTAMSIMRLLPERTSRVTGEIRLEGSNLLSLSEHEMQDVRGNRIAMIFQEPMTSLNPVMTVGRQIAEAIRRHRQMSADEARRETIALFDRVRIPASAKRFDEYPHQLSGGTLQRVMIAMALACRPRLLIADEPTTALDVTVQAEILQLIKSLQDEEQMGVLFITHDMGVVAEIADRTVVMFRSRALETGPTEQIFESPQHTYTRALLSAVPRLGSMQDRAAPATFALLDTDTAAVTPERAMQQAGSRPVLEVRNLVTRFDVKTGLLGRVTSRVHAVEDVSFDLREGETLSLVGESGCGKSTTGRSVLRLVNPTSGTIRINGEDIGALSEQELTQRRKRMQMIFQDPFSSLNPRMRVGEAIAEPMIVHQLADKQNAMAAAVALLEKVGLKADMARRFPHEFSGGQRQRISIARALTLNPSLIVADEAVSALDVSIKAQVVNLMLELQETLGIAYLFISHDMAVVERVSHRVAVMYLGEIVEIGSRAQIFSDPQHPYTRRLLDAVPIADPKRRNHRRAQAEFELGSAVRPADFVPVKAVYREHAPGHLVKEN is encoded by the coding sequence ATGACCATCCTCTCCGTCAGCAATCTCACCACGTCCTTCCGCCGCAACGGCGCCTGGAACGCGGTTGTCAATGACGTCAGCCTGGAGGTCCATGCCGGTGAAACCGTTGCGATCGTGGGGGAATCCGGTTCCGGCAAAAGCGTGACCGCCATGTCCATCATGCGCCTGCTGCCGGAGCGGACCTCGCGCGTTACCGGAGAAATCCGACTGGAGGGAAGCAACCTCCTCTCGCTCAGCGAACATGAGATGCAGGACGTCCGGGGCAATCGGATCGCTATGATTTTCCAGGAGCCGATGACGTCCCTCAATCCGGTGATGACGGTGGGGCGGCAGATTGCGGAAGCGATCCGCAGACATCGTCAGATGAGCGCGGATGAGGCGCGGCGCGAGACGATCGCGCTCTTCGACCGCGTCCGCATTCCGGCTTCGGCCAAACGCTTCGATGAATATCCACATCAACTTTCGGGCGGAACATTGCAGCGGGTGATGATCGCGATGGCGCTGGCCTGCCGACCGCGTCTGCTGATTGCCGATGAACCGACCACTGCGCTGGACGTGACCGTGCAGGCGGAAATTCTGCAACTGATCAAATCCCTCCAGGATGAAGAACAGATGGGCGTCCTGTTCATCACCCATGACATGGGTGTGGTGGCCGAAATCGCCGATCGGACCGTTGTGATGTTCCGCAGCCGCGCGCTGGAGACGGGACCAACGGAGCAGATTTTCGAGAGCCCGCAGCATACCTACACCCGGGCGCTTCTGTCCGCCGTGCCCCGGCTTGGCTCGATGCAGGACCGTGCCGCTCCCGCGACCTTCGCGCTTCTGGATACCGATACGGCTGCTGTCACGCCGGAACGGGCGATGCAGCAGGCGGGAAGCAGGCCCGTTCTGGAAGTGCGCAACCTCGTGACCCGGTTCGATGTGAAGACCGGTCTTCTGGGTCGCGTGACGAGCCGCGTGCATGCCGTCGAAGACGTTTCCTTCGACCTGCGGGAGGGTGAGACGCTGTCTCTCGTCGGCGAATCCGGCTGTGGGAAATCGACCACCGGTCGCTCGGTGCTTCGGCTCGTCAATCCGACCAGTGGGACGATCCGAATCAATGGCGAGGACATCGGTGCCTTGTCGGAACAGGAACTGACGCAGCGGCGCAAGCGCATGCAGATGATCTTTCAGGATCCGTTCTCCAGCCTCAATCCCCGCATGCGCGTCGGCGAGGCCATCGCCGAACCGATGATCGTCCACCAGCTGGCCGACAAGCAGAACGCGATGGCGGCAGCAGTCGCACTGCTGGAGAAGGTCGGGCTTAAGGCCGACATGGCGCGTCGATTCCCACATGAATTTTCCGGTGGCCAGCGGCAGCGCATCAGCATTGCCCGGGCACTGACCCTCAATCCGAGCCTGATCGTGGCCGACGAAGCCGTGTCAGCGCTGGACGTCTCGATCAAGGCGCAGGTCGTCAACCTCATGCTCGAACTGCAGGAGACCCTTGGGATCGCCTACCTCTTCATCAGCCATGACATGGCCGTGGTGGAGCGCGTCAGTCACCGCGTGGCCGTGATGTATCTTGGTGAAATCGTGGAAATCGGCTCCCGGGCACAGATCTTCAGCGATCCGCAGCATCCCTACACGCGGCGGCTTCTCGATGCGGTGCCGATCGCCGATCCGAAGCGACGCAATCATCGCCGTGCGCAGGCCGAATTCGAACTCGGCAGCGCCGTGCGGCCGGCGGATTTCGTGCCGGTCAAGGCCGTCTATCGCGAGCACGCCCCCGGTCATCTGGTGAAAGAGAACTGA
- a CDS encoding dihydrodipicolinate synthase family protein, producing MALITSGSRGVFVIAVTPFTETGALDHDSIDRMVDFYDEKGADGLTILGMMGEAPKLTQAESIEVTKRTLARAGEKPVVVGVSAPGLAAIGELTKAVMDLGAAGVMVAPPSSLRTDDQIITYYRNVVETVGTEVPVVLQDFPLSTGVQISTKTLGIIFEAHPSIVMLKHEDWPGLQKISDLRQAEANGRRRVSILCGNAGVFLPEEMQRGADGAMTGFAYPEMMADVVRLSNEGRHETAQDVFDAYLPLVRYEQQPGIGLAVRKYILAKRGAIASAAQRRPGASLNAAAIAEVDALIARQTRKLEALK from the coding sequence ATGGCTCTTATTACATCGGGCTCCAGGGGCGTCTTTGTCATTGCCGTGACGCCCTTCACGGAAACGGGTGCTCTCGATCATGACAGCATCGACCGGATGGTGGATTTCTACGACGAGAAAGGCGCCGACGGCCTCACCATTCTCGGCATGATGGGCGAAGCGCCGAAGCTCACCCAGGCCGAATCGATCGAGGTGACGAAGCGGACGCTCGCCCGAGCGGGAGAAAAGCCCGTGGTGGTCGGCGTTTCCGCACCGGGCCTTGCCGCCATCGGCGAACTGACCAAGGCCGTGATGGATCTCGGTGCCGCCGGGGTCATGGTGGCACCGCCCTCCTCGCTGCGCACCGACGACCAGATCATCACCTATTACCGCAACGTGGTGGAAACTGTTGGGACCGAGGTGCCGGTCGTGCTGCAGGATTTTCCGCTGTCCACCGGGGTGCAGATTTCCACGAAAACGCTCGGCATCATCTTTGAAGCGCATCCGAGCATCGTCATGCTCAAGCACGAGGACTGGCCGGGGCTGCAGAAGATCTCCGACCTGCGCCAGGCGGAAGCCAACGGCCGGCGCCGTGTCTCGATCCTCTGCGGCAATGCCGGGGTTTTCCTGCCGGAGGAAATGCAGCGCGGCGCAGACGGCGCCATGACGGGCTTTGCCTATCCGGAAATGATGGCTGATGTCGTGCGCCTCAGCAACGAAGGACGCCACGAGACGGCGCAGGATGTCTTCGACGCCTACCTGCCGCTGGTTCGCTACGAACAGCAGCCGGGCATCGGCCTTGCTGTGCGCAAATACATCCTTGCCAAGCGTGGCGCGATCGCCAGCGCCGCCCAACGCCGTCCCGGCGCATCGCTGAATGCCGCAGCGATTGCCGAAGTCGACGCTCTGATTGCACGGCAGACCCGCAAGCTGGAGGCTTTGAAATAA
- a CDS encoding aspartate/glutamate racemase family protein: MSKILVINPNSSVSVTQSMEACLSPVRAATRHEIVCTELPKSPPGIETDDHVAQVIPNILETVATADADAFVLGCFSDPGIDRVRAATTKPVTGIAESAYLGALSLGRRFGIISLGPSSIARHLRYLQALELHHRLAGDRSIDMTVVQLMATDVVETVARTARLLRDDDKADVIILGCAGLGSYRAALQDTLGLPVIDPVQAGVALAAHHLDMSYAR, encoded by the coding sequence GTGTCGAAGATCCTCGTCATCAATCCCAACAGTTCCGTCTCCGTTACGCAATCGATGGAAGCGTGCCTTTCACCGGTCAGGGCGGCGACCCGCCATGAGATCGTGTGTACCGAACTGCCAAAGTCCCCGCCCGGCATCGAAACCGACGATCATGTCGCTCAGGTCATCCCCAACATTCTGGAGACCGTCGCAACCGCCGATGCCGACGCGTTCGTGCTCGGCTGTTTTTCCGATCCCGGAATCGATCGGGTCCGGGCAGCAACGACAAAGCCGGTGACCGGAATAGCGGAATCAGCCTATCTCGGCGCCCTGTCGCTCGGTCGGCGCTTCGGCATCATTTCGCTCGGCCCCTCCTCCATCGCCCGGCACCTGCGCTACCTGCAGGCGCTCGAGCTGCACCACAGGCTTGCCGGCGACCGATCCATCGATATGACCGTCGTGCAGCTGATGGCGACCGATGTCGTCGAGACCGTGGCGCGCACCGCCCGCCTCCTTCGTGACGACGACAAGGCCGATGTGATCATTCTCGGTTGCGCCGGCCTTGGTTCCTATCGGGCGGCACTGCAGGACACGCTTGGCCTGCCGGTGATCGATCCCGTGCAGGCGGGCGTCGCGCTCGCTGCCCATCATCTTGACATGTCCTACGCGAGGTAA
- a CDS encoding dihydroorotase: MSYDLILRGTAVLPDGPVENTWIGITAGKIAAIGTGDAPAAAAVHDCGEDLIFPGIIDGQTHACSYGGLPGIRSTTRSAIAGGVTTIVDMPYDNPAPLNDIARLTDKVTAIQQHAHAHVALYGTILPGQSPEEVAPLIDGGVVAFKISTFESSPTRFPRIASDQIFGIFNALAETPLPLGVHNEDQEIVRAYIAAAKAAGHNGIEAHSASRPPAAELAATAQFLELGASAGAHAHIVHLTTARGFQLVDNYLADGFRATGELCVHYLWFDPDRDGHELGARMKVNPPIRPGQIDALWEEILSGRVAFVSSDHSSWPIDNKFTDSIFDAGAGVPGLETLLPAFYTAADERGLDAASLAAEQLCERPAKFFGLWPQKGAIRIGADADLAVVSRTPQTWNAQTAHDELRWSPFDGRRFNITVSRTYLSGQLAFDGKAVLNQPGDGRYVRRGQSHWFE, encoded by the coding sequence ATGTCCTACGATCTCATCCTTCGCGGCACCGCTGTCCTGCCGGATGGCCCGGTGGAGAATACCTGGATCGGCATTACCGCCGGCAAGATTGCGGCCATCGGCACAGGCGATGCGCCGGCCGCCGCCGCGGTCCACGACTGCGGCGAGGATCTCATCTTCCCCGGCATCATTGATGGCCAGACCCATGCCTGCAGCTATGGCGGACTTCCCGGCATCCGCTCCACCACGCGTTCGGCCATTGCCGGCGGTGTCACCACCATTGTCGACATGCCCTACGACAATCCCGCGCCGCTCAACGACATCGCGCGCCTGACGGACAAGGTCACCGCCATCCAGCAGCACGCCCATGCGCATGTCGCGCTCTACGGAACCATCCTGCCGGGGCAGTCCCCGGAAGAGGTTGCACCGCTGATCGACGGTGGCGTGGTGGCTTTCAAGATCTCGACCTTCGAAAGCAGCCCCACACGGTTTCCGCGCATCGCATCCGACCAGATCTTCGGCATCTTCAATGCGCTTGCCGAGACCCCCCTGCCGCTCGGCGTACATAACGAAGATCAGGAAATCGTTCGCGCCTATATCGCAGCCGCCAAGGCCGCCGGTCACAACGGCATCGAGGCGCATTCGGCCAGCCGCCCGCCGGCCGCAGAACTTGCGGCAACGGCCCAGTTTCTGGAACTCGGCGCATCCGCCGGTGCGCACGCCCATATCGTGCATCTGACGACCGCCCGCGGTTTCCAGCTCGTCGACAACTACCTAGCGGACGGGTTCCGCGCCACCGGCGAGCTCTGCGTCCACTACCTGTGGTTCGATCCGGATCGGGATGGGCATGAGCTCGGCGCCCGTATGAAGGTGAACCCGCCGATCCGCCCCGGCCAGATCGACGCCTTGTGGGAGGAAATTCTTTCCGGCCGTGTCGCATTTGTCAGCTCCGACCATTCCAGTTGGCCGATCGACAACAAGTTCACCGATTCGATCTTCGATGCCGGCGCCGGCGTGCCGGGGCTGGAGACGCTGCTGCCGGCCTTCTACACCGCCGCCGACGAACGTGGTCTCGATGCCGCAAGCCTGGCCGCCGAACAGCTGTGCGAACGGCCCGCGAAGTTCTTTGGTCTCTGGCCGCAAAAGGGCGCGATCCGGATCGGAGCGGATGCCGATCTCGCCGTCGTCAGCCGGACGCCCCAGACCTGGAACGCCCAGACGGCGCATGACGAGTTGCGCTGGAGCCCCTTCGACGGGCGCCGCTTCAATATCACCGTCAGCCGGACCTATCTGTCGGGGCAACTCGCCTTCGATGGCAAGGCCGTTCTCAACCAGCCCGGCGACGGACGTTACGTGCGCCGCGGCCAATCCCATTGGTTCGAATAG
- a CDS encoding SDR family oxidoreductase: MDLKISGKKALVLGASRGLGAAIAHALAAEGVLVYAAARTIDAMAAVPNLRPVQVDLADEQSVSDLIAKLQQEGGVDILINNTGGPKAGPAMGQTRDAWQSAFQMMATSIFAITDALLPMMIEKRWGRILTIGSSGVVQPIANLALSNGVRAAIAGWSKTLASEVARHGVTVNMILPGRIDTDRVRELDTIKADKTGSSVDAVQAASRNEIPIGRYGRPEEFAAVAAFLVSEPASYINGSSIRVDGGMIRGL; encoded by the coding sequence ATGGATCTCAAGATTTCCGGAAAGAAGGCGCTGGTGCTTGGCGCCAGCCGCGGCCTCGGCGCGGCCATCGCCCACGCGCTTGCCGCCGAAGGGGTGCTTGTTTACGCCGCCGCCCGCACTATCGACGCGATGGCTGCCGTACCGAACCTCCGCCCCGTACAGGTGGATCTCGCCGACGAACAATCGGTCAGTGACCTGATCGCAAAGCTCCAGCAGGAGGGCGGCGTCGATATCCTGATCAACAACACGGGTGGCCCGAAGGCGGGCCCGGCGATGGGGCAGACGCGCGACGCCTGGCAGTCGGCGTTCCAGATGATGGCGACCTCGATCTTCGCCATCACCGACGCGCTGTTGCCCATGATGATCGAGAAGCGTTGGGGACGCATCCTCACCATCGGATCCTCCGGCGTTGTCCAACCCATCGCCAATCTGGCGCTGTCGAACGGCGTGCGGGCCGCGATCGCCGGCTGGTCGAAGACGCTCGCAAGCGAGGTTGCCCGCCACGGCGTAACCGTCAACATGATCCTGCCCGGCCGCATCGATACCGACCGGGTCCGCGAACTCGACACCATCAAGGCGGACAAGACCGGCAGCAGCGTGGACGCGGTACAGGCGGCCTCGCGCAACGAGATCCCGATCGGGCGTTATGGGCGTCCGGAGGAATTTGCCGCTGTCGCCGCCTTCCTCGTCAGCGAACCGGCAAGCTATATCAACGGTTCCTCCATCCGCGTCGATGGCGGCATGATCCGGGGACTGTGA
- a CDS encoding GntR family transcriptional regulator: MDQAYPTAEKRTKSLTEQAYAILRERIITGDLAPGAEVSEPELAERLQMSKTPVREALGRLCVEGFMEAYPRRGYRVTPVTIKDMNDLFSVRGVLEGTAAALAAENLTTEEMDQLDELADSSYVMGEEVSTRTFVSRNEQFHSLIAQGSRNQRLFTLVMSHLEECARLFHMGTRVRDINPETTEDHHRILAHLRARDAEKARQAVMEHNENTRKGLVAALIANGRAGLTL; this comes from the coding sequence ATGGATCAAGCCTACCCGACGGCTGAGAAGCGCACGAAATCGCTGACGGAACAGGCCTATGCCATCCTGCGCGAGCGAATCATCACAGGCGATCTGGCGCCAGGGGCCGAAGTGTCGGAGCCGGAACTGGCGGAGCGGTTGCAGATGAGCAAGACGCCGGTGCGCGAAGCGCTGGGGCGGCTGTGCGTGGAAGGGTTCATGGAAGCCTATCCGCGGCGCGGTTACCGCGTGACGCCGGTGACCATCAAGGACATGAACGACCTGTTTTCGGTACGCGGTGTGCTCGAAGGGACCGCGGCGGCGCTGGCGGCCGAGAATCTGACGACCGAAGAGATGGACCAGCTCGATGAGCTGGCCGATTCCAGTTATGTGATGGGCGAAGAGGTGAGCACGCGCACCTTCGTCTCCCGCAATGAGCAGTTTCATTCCCTGATCGCGCAAGGATCCCGCAACCAACGCCTGTTTACGCTGGTGATGAGCCATTTGGAGGAGTGCGCCCGACTGTTCCACATGGGCACCCGCGTGCGCGACATCAATCCGGAAACCACCGAAGATCATCATCGTATCCTGGCGCATCTGCGGGCCCGCGATGCGGAAAAGGCGCGGCAAGCCGTCATGGAGCACAACGAAAACACCCGGAAGGGCCTTGTGGCCGCGCTGATTGCCAACGGCCGCGCCGGCCTCACGCTCTGA